The Alosa alosa isolate M-15738 ecotype Scorff River chromosome 9, AALO_Geno_1.1, whole genome shotgun sequence genome includes a region encoding these proteins:
- the LOC125300719 gene encoding cytochrome P450 2J2 gives MATLFSALWHLLGAWVDVQGILVFLCALILVKYVRDFPHKDLPPGPFPLPIVGNLFSIGLKDPLAGFRKIVETYGHVSLVDIGGYQCILLSGYKGFKEAFVEQADLFADRPNYPLNNKLCKGLGIISSSGPMWKHQRRFALSTLKYFGVGKKTLENSIQRESQWLCDAIQAEGGLPFNPHCVLTNAVANIICSLVFGHRFEYDDHNFHDMLKCSDEVFQLPATIWGRLYNQCPTLMQFLPGRHQSAFSNLTRIKQFIKQEVERHREDRSPANPRDYIDCYLEEIEKCTDPSAGFTEENLLYCVVDLFGAGTETTANSLRWAVLFMANHPSVQEKVHAEIDRVIGHSRQPSMDDRMDMPYTYAVVHEIQRCGNIVPFTPPRVSNKDTTVAGCQIPKGMMVLPMLKPILYDVNEYSHPEEFNPGHFLDGDGNFMKRDNFIPFSIGKRACPGEQLARMELLVFFTSLMQHFHFQTLEGQTLRVEGTVGITSGPKPFKIRAIAR, from the exons ATGGCAACGCTATTCAGTGCTCTATGGCATCTCCTGGGTGCATGGGTAGATGTGCAGGGCATCCTGGTGTTCCTGTGTGCCTTGATCCTAGTCAAATACGTGAGAGATTTTCCCCATAAGGACCTCCCACCTGGACCCTTCCCTTTGCCCATTGTTGGGAATCTGTTTAGCATTGGGCTGAAGGATCCTTTGGCAGGTTTTAGAAAG ATTGTAGAGACATATGGGCATGTGTCCTTGGTTGACATTGGAGGTTACCAATGTATTCTCCTCTCTGGGTACAAAGGATTCAAGGAGGCATTTGTGGAGCAGGCTGACCTCTTTGCAGATCGTCCCAACTACCCTCTCAACAACAAGCTCTGCAAAGGCCTCG GTATCATTTCTTCCAGTGGTCCCATGTGGAAGCACCAGAGGCGCTTTGCTCTGTCCACCCTCAAGTACTTTGGCGTGGGGAAGAAAACCCTGGAGAATTCCATCCAACGTGAGAGCCAGTGGCTCTGTGATGCTATCCAGGCAGAGGGAG GTTTGCCTTTCAATCCACACTGTGTTCTGACCAACGCCGTGGCAAATATAATCTGTTCATTAGTGTTCGGGCATCGGTTTGAGTATGATGACCACAACTTCCACGACATGCTGAAATGTTCAGATGAAGTCTTCCAGCTGCCTGCAACCATCTGGGGTCGA CTGTATAACCAGTGTCCTACACTGATGCAATTTCTGCCAGGAAGGCATCAGTCAGCCTTTTCCAACCTGACCAGAATCAAGCAGTTTATCAAGCAGGAAGTGGAGAGGCACAGGGAGGACCGGAGCCCGGCGAACCCCAGAGACTACATCGACTGCTACCTGGAGGAAATCGAGAAG TGTACTGACCCATCCGCTGGTTTTACGGAGGAGAATCTGCTGTACTGCGTGGTGGATCTGTTTGGAGCCGGCACAGAGACCACCGCTAACAGCTTGAGATGGGCCGTCCTGTTCATGGCCAACCACCCATCTGTTCAAG AAAAGGTGCATGCGGAGATTGATCGAGTGATTGGCCACTCTCGCCAGCCCTCCATGGACGACCGAATGGACATGCCGTATACTTACGCCGTGGTGCACGAGATTCAGCGGTGTGGCAACATCGTCCCCTTCACGCCTCCCAGGGTGTCTAATAAGGACACCACTGTCGCAGGGTGTCAGATTCCGAAG GGAATGATGGTGCTCCCAATGCTCAAGCCAATTCTCTATGACGTTAATGAGTACAGCCACCCAGAGGAGTTCAACCCAGGCCATTTCCTTGATGGAGATGGCAACTTTATGAAAAGAGATAACTTCATACCCTTCTCAATAG GAAAGAGAGCGTGCCCGGGTGAACAGCTGGCCAGGATGGAACTCTTGGTCTTCTTCACCTCTCTCATGCAGCACTTTCACTTCCAGACCCTGGAGGGCCAGACGCTCAGGGTGGAGGGAACAGTGGGGATCACCTCTGGGCCAAAGCCCTTCAAGATACGCGCCATAGCAAGATGA